Genomic DNA from Bryobacter aggregatus MPL3:
CTCGTGATAGAGATAGAGGTCTACGAGTGCCTGTACGATGATGCTGCGCTCTTCCCACTCCGGCACCCGGAAGTCAGACATCTTCGATTTGATGTCCTCTAGAAAGGGTTGGGCAATCTCTTTCTGATTGGCCTGTACGCAGAGTTCAGCCACTTGGATCTGGCGTAAAAACTTACCTCGGGCAGAGGACTGCGTTTCGATTTCTGTCCGCATGATCTCGAGCGCTTTCGCCTTATCGCCACGGCGCAAGGCTTCCACTGCCACACGGAAGGGATCTGCCATCTTCTTGCGCCAGGGCAGGGGACTGGACTTGCTCGGTTGCGCTGGGGCCGGGGAGGCGGAATCGCTATCCGCGTTCTCTTCAATCGCTGGAGGATCATCTGTCAGATCGTCGATCCAGGCCAGGGTCTGCGGGTTGCAGGCCGGAGTGTCGTCCATCAGAATTGCATTGCGGATTTCGGGCACGTCGCGGACTAAGGTGCGGACTTCGCCGCGGATGGCCGTGGCGACCCCATTGTAATCATCGCCCAGGCCAATGCAGGCCTCGCAGGTCATCCGGTGCAGATCCATCCAGGCGCGGCTTGCCGGAAGCGCTAGTGCCGCCTCGGTCAAATCGAGCAATTCTTTCCATTTGGAATCGAGAAGATAAACCCGCAGTTGCCGGCGGATCTCGGTTGGCGGCGCTTCGAGAGAGCGCATTTCCCCCTTGTGGGCAGCCGCCCGCAACTCGCCAAAACGAAGACCGCGCATCATCAGATAAGATCCGGGATTCGTCGGATCGAGAGCCCGCAACTGGGCCGTCACCTGGACAGCAGATTCGATCAGTGCTTTCCTGCTGGGAGGTTCGGCGCCAGTAAAGGCGCTGATATTGATCCCGGGGCTGGCTGCCACTGGTGCGGCGCCTGCAACGGCTGCTTCCTCACTGGATTCACTGGTGGGCGCTGCTTCCTCACTGATCGGGTCCGGCTCCAACTCGCGTTTCTTGTCGAGCAGAACCTTGGTGACCTGCTTGATCTCTTCGATGGCCTGCCGGAAGCGTGTGTAAGAAGGCGAGAATTCCCCAAATTTTTCGTCGCACAGATCGCTCAACGACTTTGTCTGCGTGAGAACGAGATTTAACGTCGCGTCCAGGTTGACGTAGAACGACTTGGGGGTGACCGCAAACGAATCGTCAAATGTCTCTGGCGCGAGCTTGCCTTCGTCGAGCTTCGTTTTGCGGGATTCTCGTGCCGAATCCGAATTGATCTGGTCCTCGTAGCCGACTTCGCGGGACTCCTTGTACTTCAAGTAGGAGTAACCGTCCTTGGTCAGGCTGGCATCGCGGCTCAGCTTGATGGCCTGATTGGCCAGCCAGTCGAGCGGGGTGGCGCGAAACTCCGCTTCATCGTCTTCGAGTTCCGGATAAAGATGATCCCAGAAATCGCGGACCAACGCTTCGATCAAGCTGAAGCCTTCGATAAGCCCGGAGAAGGCGCGCTGCCGGACCGCCGCCTCTGTCAGCCAGGCAGCAAGCTGCAAGTCCTTCGAGCGCGTCGCGATGGATTCTTCACAGAGTTTGTGTGTGAGGGGCCAATCGGCGATTTTGCGCTCGCGCTTCCAATCGCCTTGGTCGATGTCCTCTTCCTCTCGTCTGGCTTCTTTGATCTTGTCGTAGACGGGGTCATAGCGTAGGTCGGCGCCGCCAGGATTTTCACCGGCGATGGGGTTGAGGATATCTTCGCGAAAGGGCATTCTTCTAGGAGTTCAAACTAATTGTCGCCGAGCTGTCGGAATGCGAAGTGCCTTCTGGCGTATCGAATTCGAGCGTACGGACTTCGAGGAACGGAACTTCCACTCCATCCACCAGGAGCATTTTCTGTCCTAGAGGATAGCTGGAGCCTTCATCCTCAACCCACAGAGTCTGCCGGCCAAGCCAAACAGATTCCTCGGGGTAGGTGAAGGAGAACGGATAAATGGCAGGGAGCAGCACTTCTCCCATATCGGTGCCTTGGAACTTAGGACCTGTCTTGATGAAGGCGGGCGTCCAAAGTGTGTCGCGGAGATTCTTCGGCTTCTCGATGCGGATCGAGGCGATGTGCTCGAATTGAACCCACATATAAGAACCTGCGCCAAAGACTTCGAGACGCGCTCCGAGGTCGTGATCGGCGTCGCGGATCTCGCTAAAGGGCTGGCCGTTGAGTTTCCCGGATACCTTGGCGTTCGCCGTGGTTTTGGGGAAGCTTTGGTTCTTATACATCGCGTGGCGTTCGCGTTCGGCATGAATCGCCGAGAAATACAAGATGGCCCCAATCTTGGCCTGTTCGCTGGCGCCAGCCAGAAGGTTGAGGTGCTTTTCGGCGCGATCCAGTTCGCCCGCAATGGAGAGGGCTTCAAAGAGTGTTGTGCGCGCCGCCGTGTCTGTGGGGTGATTACGCAGATGTCCGGCAAGCGATTCGATCGCTTGCCGGACTTGCCCTGCTTCGATGAGTTGAGCAGCAGGATTTGCCATTTTAGAGAGGCTTGTTTTCCTTGACGCTGTACTTCATGAACTTGAAGCCGTCGAGGCCCTTCTTGTCTGGTTTCTCCGGCGCATAACCGAACTCGAGTTCTTCATAAGCCAGGGAAACAGATTCAGAGGGATTCTCGCCGCCGCCAGAAACCTGGAGCGAGGAGACATACACCTGCTTCAGGATGATGTGGAAGTATTCCTGGTTGGTATCGCTGATCTGCTTCATGAAGCCGAGGGTCGCTTGCGTGAAGGCCTTGCAAATCAAGCAGTTCTTCAGTAGTTCATGCGAGGTCGGATCGACGCTCTTCATGATGCTCAACTCAGAGAAGTCCGGCCGGCCGGCGCGGCTTTCACCGGAGGCCTTGGCGCTGGCTGCTGAATTGTGTGCGCCCCAGCTGAAGCTCTGAATTTCAATCGCCTTCTTCACAACCGAGGAAGTACCTTCCAGGCCCTCGATGAGTAAGTAACTGTTTGTCATGTTGTTTGTGTTGCTCCTTCTGTATATGTAAGCGTCTACCTTGCAGTGTTTGGGTCACTGGGGCAGGAATTATTTTGCTGCTGCCGGCAATTCCGCCACAAGGCGCAACGACACGGTCAATTCATCCAACTGGAAGTGGGGGCGCAGGAAGGCGACAGCGCGATAAGCGCCAGGCTTTCCCGGAACATCCACCACGTCGATGCGAGCTTCGCGGAGCGGGCACTTGGCCTTAGCCGCCGGGCTGGCATTGTCGTCGGGAGTTACATACTGAGTGATCCAGCGATTGAGAAAGTTCTCTGCATCCGAACGCGACATGAAGCTGCCGATCTTGTCACGCATCATCGACTTGAGATAGTGCGCATAGCGGCTGACTGCCATGATGTAGGGGAGCTGGGTGGAGAGCCGGGCATTGGCATTGGCCTTGTCGTCATCGTAGAGCTTCGGCTTCTGGCCGCTCTGTACGCTGAAGAACGCGGCGTAGTCGGTGCCCTTGCAGTGGCAAAGCGGAATGAATCCCAGATCTGCCAGTTCCTTCTCACGCCGGTCGGTGATCGGCGTTTCCGTCGGGCACTTCATCACAACGTCGCCGGAGTCCGTGGCAAAGTTATGAACGGGCAGACCTTCCACAAGGCCGCCGCCTTCCACACCACGGATCGAAACGCACATGCCGTACTTCATAAAGCTGTCGGCGAGGCGAGTGCCCAGGGAGTAGGCTGCATTGGACCAGACATACTTGCCATGATCGGAACCGTCGACGTTCTCTTCATAATTGAAGTCTTCGATCGGCTTGGTGTCCCGCCCATAGGGCAGACGGCCGAGAGTACGCGGCA
This window encodes:
- the tssA gene encoding type VI secretion system protein TssA; the encoded protein is MPFREDILNPIAGENPGGADLRYDPVYDKIKEARREEEDIDQGDWKRERKIADWPLTHKLCEESIATRSKDLQLAAWLTEAAVRQRAFSGLIEGFSLIEALVRDFWDHLYPELEDDEAEFRATPLDWLANQAIKLSRDASLTKDGYSYLKYKESREVGYEDQINSDSARESRKTKLDEGKLAPETFDDSFAVTPKSFYVNLDATLNLVLTQTKSLSDLCDEKFGEFSPSYTRFRQAIEEIKQVTKVLLDKKRELEPDPISEEAAPTSESSEEAAVAGAAPVAASPGINISAFTGAEPPSRKALIESAVQVTAQLRALDPTNPGSYLMMRGLRFGELRAAAHKGEMRSLEAPPTEIRRQLRVYLLDSKWKELLDLTEAALALPASRAWMDLHRMTCEACIGLGDDYNGVATAIRGEVRTLVRDVPEIRNAILMDDTPACNPQTLAWIDDLTDDPPAIEENADSDSASPAPAQPSKSSPLPWRKKMADPFRVAVEALRRGDKAKALEIMRTEIETQSSARGKFLRQIQVAELCVQANQKEIAQPFLEDIKSKMSDFRVPEWEERSIIVQALVDLYLYHEDTIDSSSDRSRVFQQICRLDPVRALSLRS
- a CDS encoding type VI secretion system accessory protein TagJ, encoding MANPAAQLIEAGQVRQAIESLAGHLRNHPTDTAARTTLFEALSIAGELDRAEKHLNLLAGASEQAKIGAILYFSAIHAERERHAMYKNQSFPKTTANAKVSGKLNGQPFSEIRDADHDLGARLEVFGAGSYMWVQFEHIASIRIEKPKNLRDTLWTPAFIKTGPKFQGTDMGEVLLPAIYPFSFTYPEESVWLGRQTLWVEDEGSSYPLGQKMLLVDGVEVPFLEVRTLEFDTPEGTSHSDSSATISLNS
- a CDS encoding Hcp family type VI secretion system effector → MTNSYLLIEGLEGTSSVVKKAIEIQSFSWGAHNSAASAKASGESRAGRPDFSELSIMKSVDPTSHELLKNCLICKAFTQATLGFMKQISDTNQEYFHIILKQVYVSSLQVSGGGENPSESVSLAYEELEFGYAPEKPDKKGLDGFKFMKYSVKENKPL
- the tssC gene encoding type VI secretion system contractile sheath large subunit; its protein translation is MALEKAAGAQAAEAQELDLLDSIVEQGRFGTDTPARERGKNLVKEFVGQFLEGHMNVARDVETMINQRIAQIDHLLSLQLNEILHHADFQKLEGSWRGLRHMVFNSNTSANLKIRVMNASKKDLLRDLQRAPEFDQSALFKKIYEEEYGVFGGAPYGALIGDFEFGKHPEDVELLEKISQVASAAHAPFFAAAAPSLVNLDSWTQIDAPRDLAKVFDSTEYAKWKSFRQSEDSRYVGLCMPRTLGRLPYGRDTKPIEDFNYEENVDGSDHGKYVWSNAAYSLGTRLADSFMKYGMCVSIRGVEGGGLVEGLPVHNFATDSGDVVMKCPTETPITDRREKELADLGFIPLCHCKGTDYAAFFSVQSGQKPKLYDDDKANANARLSTQLPYIMAVSRYAHYLKSMMRDKIGSFMSRSDAENFLNRWITQYVTPDDNASPAAKAKCPLREARIDVVDVPGKPGAYRAVAFLRPHFQLDELTVSLRLVAELPAAAK